From a single Stomoxys calcitrans chromosome 4, idStoCalc2.1, whole genome shotgun sequence genomic region:
- the LOC131997240 gene encoding uncharacterized protein LOC131997240 produces the protein MLQNGLFFLIIWYCLNTTETAANWNFILSFPQLICKPIIPQVIKRLECSYSQLGPNQFSGSGLVMLNQQLGTEFDVHVKVTIRTHGKYLKFLDLKLNVCDTLKASMSVPLIRKLYNNVLQSSNFPRKCPVKANVLYNISNLIVDRSYFPKYTPSPMDFNFSIDYFVNEKKFAMLLLEGTTVPVRMK, from the exons ATGTTGCAAAATGGTCTATTCTTTCTTATAATCTGGTATTGTTTAAATACAACTGAG ACCGCCGCAAATTGgaatttcattttaagttttccccaGTTAATCTGTAAACCAATTATACCTCAAGTGATAAAACGACTTGAATGTTCCTATAGCCAATTGGGACCAAATCAATTTTCCGGCAGTGGTTTGGTAATGCTCAATCAACAGTTGGGTACAGAATTCGATGTCCATGTTAAAGTGACCATCAGAACTCATGGGAAATATCTAAAATTCCTAGATCTGAAACTCAATGTATGTGATACTTTAAAAGCAAGCATGTCTGTACCTCTTATTAGAAAACTTTACAATAATGTCCTTCAAAGCAGCAATTTTCCCCGCAAATGTCCAGTGAAGGCG aaTGTTCTCTACAATATTTCCAATTTGATTGTCGATAGATCGTACTTTCCCAAATATACTCCGTCTCCCatggattttaatttttcaatcgaCTACTTTGTTAATGAAAAGAAATTTGCCATGCTTCTATTAGAAGGCACTACTGTGCCAGTTCGTATGAAATGA